Proteins found in one Orcinus orca chromosome 11, mOrcOrc1.1, whole genome shotgun sequence genomic segment:
- the NFYB gene encoding nuclear transcription factor Y subunit beta isoform X1, with the protein MDGDSSTTDASQLGISADYIGGSHYVIQPHDDTEDSMNDHEDTNGSKESFREQDIYLPIANVARIMKNAIPQTGKIAKDAKECVQECVSEFISFITSEASERCHQEKRKTINGEDILFAMSTLGFDSYVEPLKLYLQKFREAMKGEKGIGGAVTATDGLSEELTEEAFTNQLPAGLITADGQQQNVMVYTTSYQQMEFADAELMDTEGRLKDLSGLPWWRSG; encoded by the exons ATGGATGGTGACAGTTCCACCACAGATGCTTCTCAACTAGGAATTTCTGCAGACTATATTGGAGGAAGTCATTATGTTATACAGCCTCATGATG ATACTGAGGACAGCATGAATGATCATGAAGACACAAATGGTTCAAAAGAAAGTTTTAGAGAACAAGATATATATCTTCCAATTGCAAATGTTGCAAGGATAATGAAAAATGCCATACCTCAAACGGGAAAG aTTGCAAAAGATGCCAAAGAATGTGTTCAAGAATGTGTAAGTGAGTTCATCAGCTTTATAACATCTGAAGCAAGTGAAAGATGCCATCAAGAGAAACGGAAGACAATCAATGGAGAAGATATTCTCTTTGCCATGTCTACCTTAGGCTTTGACAGTTACGTAGAACCTCTGAAATTATACCTTCAGAAGTTCAGAGAG GCtatgaaaggagagaaaggaattgGTGGAGCAGTCACAGCTACAGATGGACTAAGTGAAGAGCTTACAGAGGAGGCATTTA ctAACCAGTTACCAGCTGGCTTAATAACTGCAGATGGTCAGCAACAAAATGTTATGGTTTACACAACATCATATCAACAG atggaATTTGCAGATGCAGAACTCATGGATACTGAAGGCCGATTAAAGGACttgagcgggcttccctggtggcgcagtggttga
- the NFYB gene encoding nuclear transcription factor Y subunit beta isoform X2 produces the protein MDGDSSTTDASQLGISADYIGGSHYVIQPHDDTEDSMNDHEDTNGSKESFREQDIYLPIANVARIMKNAIPQTGKIAKDAKECVQECVSEFISFITSEASERCHQEKRKTINGEDILFAMSTLGFDSYVEPLKLYLQKFREAMKGEKGIGGAVTATDGLSEELTEEAFTNQLPAGLITADGQQQNVMVYTTSYQQISGVQQIQFS, from the exons ATGGATGGTGACAGTTCCACCACAGATGCTTCTCAACTAGGAATTTCTGCAGACTATATTGGAGGAAGTCATTATGTTATACAGCCTCATGATG ATACTGAGGACAGCATGAATGATCATGAAGACACAAATGGTTCAAAAGAAAGTTTTAGAGAACAAGATATATATCTTCCAATTGCAAATGTTGCAAGGATAATGAAAAATGCCATACCTCAAACGGGAAAG aTTGCAAAAGATGCCAAAGAATGTGTTCAAGAATGTGTAAGTGAGTTCATCAGCTTTATAACATCTGAAGCAAGTGAAAGATGCCATCAAGAGAAACGGAAGACAATCAATGGAGAAGATATTCTCTTTGCCATGTCTACCTTAGGCTTTGACAGTTACGTAGAACCTCTGAAATTATACCTTCAGAAGTTCAGAGAG GCtatgaaaggagagaaaggaattgGTGGAGCAGTCACAGCTACAGATGGACTAAGTGAAGAGCTTACAGAGGAGGCATTTA ctAACCAGTTACCAGCTGGCTTAATAACTGCAGATGGTCAGCAACAAAATGTTATGGTTTACACAACATCATATCAACAG ATTTCTGGTGTTCAACAAATTCAGTTTTCATGA